From the Thermococcus sp. M36 genome, the window GAGTTCATACTCTTCCCCGTCACCGGGCCAGTTGAAGGCTTTGAAATCGTGGAGGCAGAGTTCGAGAAGACTAAGCGGAGGCCCCGCAGCTACCGCGAGGTCGTTGAAGTTCCCGAGGACGTTAAGCCCCTCCTCCCGAGCTCTTTTGACATAATCGGCGACATTGCTATAATCGAGCTTCCCGAGGAGTTGATGCCCTACGGGAAAGCCATTGGCGAGGCAATTCTGAAAGTCCATAGGCACATAAAGGCAGTCTTCGCTAAGGGGAGCAAGGTTGAAGGTGAATACCGCGTTAGGGAGCTGATTCACCTTGCCGGTAAGAGGAGGACCGAAACGCTCCACCGAGAGAATGGGATACGGCTCAGGTTGGACGTTGCTAGAGTCTACTTCTCGCCGAGGCTCGCCACCGAGAGGATGAGGATATTCGAGAAAACCCAGCCGGGTGAGATCGTCTTCGACATGTTCGCCGGCGTCGGGCCATACTCGATACTCCTCGCAAAGAAAGCAAAGCTCATCTTTGCTTGTGATATAAACCCTTGGGCGGTTAGGTACCTCGAGGAGAACAGACAACTGAACAAGACGCCGAACGTTATCCCCATACTGGCCGATGTAAGGAAAATCGCTGGAAAAATCGAGGCCGACAGGGTGATAATGAACCTTCCCAAGTTCGCCGACCGCTTTTTGGGGGAGGCAATGTTGAGCGTTAGGAGCGGTGGAGTTGTCCACTACTACGGCTTTGGACCTGAGGAAGACCTCTTCTCGGAGCATGAGGCAAGGATAATGGCCATAGCGAAGGAGCTCGGCTTCCACGTTGAGTTTTTGGATGAGAGAAAGGTTCGCCCCTATGCGCCGAGGCAGTTCAACATTGCGATTGACTTTAGAGTTCTGAAGTGAATGTTTTGTGGAGAGAACATTCTTTTTTAGCTGCCATGTCCTATTAACAGAACGGCCAGGTGTGACATTGAGAACAGAGACATCAAAAGTTGAGAAAAAGAAAAACGTCACTTTCCGGCGATTTTCACGTTCTCGAACCTGATGAACGGCGTTATCATCGTCGTCATGAAGGGCATAACGATCTGCTCCTTACTGACCTCGCTGGCCTGTTTAAGCAGTTCATAGACGTTGCCCGCTATGAGGAAGACGCTGGAGCCGACGACTTCGCCGTCCTCGATGAGGTAGGCTGGGTTGGCCGTTACCGCGAAGTTTCCGTTGTCCGGGTTGCTCGAGTGTGCACCCTGGAAGCCGTCCACGAAGTAGCCTCTGTCAATCTCGCTTATCATATCCTCAAAGCTCTTTTTACCGTTCTCGATTGCCATGGTGTGGAAGCCGATGTTTATTCCGCCGCTCCTCAAATCGCGCTTGCCGTTTCCTGTGCTCTCAGTGCCGTAGATTTTGGCCCAGTAGTTGTCCCAGACGAAGCCCTTGAAGGTTCCTTTCTCGATGAGGACGTTCTTCCTCGTTGGAACACCCTCACCGTCGGCTATAACCGGCTCAATGGCGAGCTCGTGGAACGGGTCGTCGTAGATAGTGAGAACATCGCTCG encodes:
- a CDS encoding class I SAM-dependent methyltransferase family protein gives rise to the protein MLAVKVPKREAEKTRRKLIELGVLARGYSVKREGEFILFPVTGPVEGFEIVEAEFEKTKRRPRSYREVVEVPEDVKPLLPSSFDIIGDIAIIELPEELMPYGKAIGEAILKVHRHIKAVFAKGSKVEGEYRVRELIHLAGKRRTETLHRENGIRLRLDVARVYFSPRLATERMRIFEKTQPGEIVFDMFAGVGPYSILLAKKAKLIFACDINPWAVRYLEENRQLNKTPNVIPILADVRKIAGKIEADRVIMNLPKFADRFLGEAMLSVRSGGVVHYYGFGPEEDLFSEHEARIMAIAKELGFHVEFLDERKVRPYAPRQFNIAIDFRVLK